One stretch of Molothrus aeneus isolate 106 chromosome 2, BPBGC_Maene_1.0, whole genome shotgun sequence DNA includes these proteins:
- the HSPA13 gene encoding heat shock 70 kDa protein 13 → MAGQMAVLGSAVLALLLASYLAQQYLPMPTPRVIGIDLGTTYCSVGVFLPGSGAVRVIVDESGHSSIPSVVSFTDMGVHVGYQGLELADANPQNTIYDAKRFIGKVFTPEELQSESSRYPFKIVNKNGLAEFSVTTNETFHITPERIGSKLLLKLKKMAEANLGMSISKAVISVPAEFDERQRNSTIKAANLAGLSVLRVINEPTAAAMAYGLHKADVFNVLVVDLGGGTLDVSLLNKMGGMFITRAMAGNNKLGGQDFNQRLMVYLYEQLRQRFGSLPTQKEEIHRLRQAVEAVKLNLTVHEAATLRVLLTLPANQLTRELAKSQVKTNSASRNTKGLKNLGDTSKVEGNFVEVVFETEISRKLFEMLNKDLFEKILVPIEQVLQEGHLHKAEVDEIVLVGGSTRIPKIREVIRDFFGKEPNTSVDPDLAVVTGVAIQAGILAGSWPLQVSAIEIPNKHLRKTNFN, encoded by the exons ATGGCGGGGCagatggctgtgctgg gctctgctgtgctggccctgctcttAGCCAGCTACCTGGCACAGCAGTACCTGCCCATGCCCACGCCCAGGGTGATTGGGATCGACCTGGGCACCACCTACTGCTCCGTGGGCGTGTTCCTGCCGGGCAGCGGCGCCGTCAGGGTCATCGTGGACGAGAGCGgccacagcagcatccccagcgtCGTCTCCTTCACGGACATGGGCGTGCACGTGGGATACCAGGGCCTGGAGCTGGCTGATGCCAACCCCCAGAACACCATCTATGATGCCAAGAGGTTCATCGGGAAAGTCTTCactccagaagagctgcagagtgAAAGCAGCAGGTATCCCTTTAAG ATTGTCAACAAGAATGGATTAGCTGAATTTTCTGTGACAACTAATGAAACCTTTCACATCACTCCAGAGCGCATTGGCTCTAAGCTGCTGctgaaactgaagaaaatggCAGAAGCCAACCTTGGCATGTCCATTTCCAAGGCAGTCATCTCCGTGCCAGCAGAGTTTGATGAAAGGCAGAGGAATTCTACCATTAAGGCAGCTAACCTTGCAG ggctCAGCGTTTTGCGAGTAATCAATgagcccacagctgctgctaTGGCTTATGGGCTGCACAAAGCTGATGTGTTTAATGTCCTGGTGGTGGATTTGGGTGGAGGAACTTTGGACGTGTCTCTGTTGAACAAGATGGGAGGGATGTTCATCACACGAGCCATGGCAG GTAACAACAAGCTGGGAGGACAGGATTTCAATCAGAGGTTGATGGTGTATTTATATGAACAGCTCCGTCAAAGGTTCGGTTCTCTGCCAACACAGAAGGAGGAGATTCACCGCCTCAGACAGGCCGTGGAAGCTGTTAAATTAAACCTGACTGTCCACGAGGCAGCTACACTGAGGGTGCTGCTGACTCTGCCAGCAAACCAGCTGACAAGAGAACTTGCAAAAAGCCAGGTAAAAACAAACAGTGCCTCACGAAACACAAAAGGCCTGAAAAATCTTGGAGACACTTCCAAAGTAGAGGGCAACTTTGTGGAAGTCGTGTTTGAAACAGAAATCTCTCGGAAGCTGTTTGAGATGTTAAATAAGGACCTTTTTGAGAAGATTCTTGTGCCCATTGAACAGGTGTTGCAGGAAGGGCACCTGCACAAAGCTGAAGTGGATGAAATTGTGTTAGTCGGAGGCTCCACACGGATTCCCAAAATCCGTGAAGTTATTCGGGACTTCTTTGGAAAGGAACCCAACACCTCTGTAGATCCTGACCTGGCAGTTGTGACGGGTGTAGCCATCCAAGCGGGAATTCTTGCTGGGTCCTGGCCTCTCCAAGTCAGTGCTATAGAAATCCCTAACAAACATTTACGGAAGACGAATTTTAACTGA